One Phycisphaera mikurensis NBRC 102666 DNA window includes the following coding sequences:
- a CDS encoding lysylphosphatidylglycerol synthase transmembrane domain-containing protein, translating into MKRALSLLGTVLLGVAVLYASDLSRLAELAAGLRPGWLPALALTAPALAAVSVLKWWLLLRARPGGAVPGFTPLLGLYATGQFYNQVLPSNSGGDVVRAEMLTRRLRVRGAGGRSAAWASITAERFTGLAVLVAMAVPAALCPAFWAHPLLMVGIAAGTALSVAVIAGVLLVPPSPPPPAAGPDRRLLRALGKARAKLAAFSADLRSYGRHRRTLAASLALSAGFYALAVASVMVAAACFGHPVAVRPATLATAAVLVVSLLPVSINGLGLWEASFLASFEALGLGGELGLAVALLLRFRDLLWAVAGATVAAACRAGTPATGA; encoded by the coding sequence TTGAAGCGGGCGCTCTCGCTGCTGGGAACGGTGCTGCTGGGCGTGGCCGTGCTCTACGCCTCGGACCTGTCGCGCCTCGCCGAGCTCGCGGCGGGGCTGCGCCCGGGCTGGCTCCCGGCGCTCGCGTTGACGGCGCCGGCGCTGGCGGCGGTGTCGGTGCTGAAGTGGTGGCTGCTGCTGCGGGCCCGGCCCGGCGGCGCCGTGCCTGGCTTCACGCCGCTGCTGGGTCTCTACGCCACCGGGCAGTTCTACAACCAGGTCCTGCCGAGCAACTCCGGCGGCGACGTGGTGCGCGCCGAGATGCTGACGCGGCGGCTGCGGGTCCGGGGCGCGGGCGGCCGCTCGGCGGCTTGGGCCTCCATCACCGCCGAACGCTTCACGGGCCTCGCGGTGCTGGTGGCGATGGCCGTGCCCGCCGCGCTGTGCCCGGCCTTCTGGGCCCACCCGCTGCTGATGGTCGGGATCGCCGCGGGCACGGCCCTCTCGGTCGCGGTCATCGCCGGGGTGCTGCTGGTGCCGCCGTCGCCGCCGCCGCCCGCTGCCGGGCCGGACCGCCGGCTCCTCCGGGCCCTCGGCAAGGCGCGGGCGAAGCTCGCGGCGTTCTCCGCCGACCTCCGCTCCTACGGGCGTCACCGCCGGACGCTCGCCGCGTCGCTCGCGCTGTCGGCGGGGTTCTACGCCCTGGCGGTCGCCTCGGTGATGGTGGCGGCGGCTTGCTTCGGGCATCCGGTGGCGGTGCGCCCCGCCACGCTGGCCACCGCGGCGGTGCTGGTCGTGTCGCTGCTGCCGGTCTCGATCAACGGGCTGGGCCTCTGGGAGGCGAGCTTCCTCGCGAGCTTCGAGGCCCTGGGGCTCGGCGGCGAGCTCGGCCTCGCCGTCGCGCTGCTGCTGCGCTTCCGCGACCTGCTGTGGGCGGTGGCCGGCGCCACCGTCGCCGCCGCTTGTCGCGCGGGAACCCCCGCGACGGGCGCCTGA